A stretch of the Leptidea sinapis chromosome 5, ilLepSina1.1, whole genome shotgun sequence genome encodes the following:
- the LOC126964553 gene encoding uncharacterized protein LOC126964553, which yields MTRKTKKIETMDIGLFNSAAPKKQQKILLNKKNIRKTIEEDKNKDLSKEKVTLKKIKKQPPTTLDYNHLVEKTKHVLKQTSKMKNDTSKDKVSVGFRQPDMKIQKSEHVERKIKSRTGMKSAIAQPYEDKNLSVIKKEKKQSDLEVTNELTNSNNNTSSYRDTVMKLNKAYLINQASNDSKSHKKKPTKLKELDKRAAVVVKNLPASLILNYNQALVKHFSKYGEVKWVSIADMNVADFPNQKFRATVFFDSTEASTEALKENNSLFEGNLISVEQHKLRIKRKANADLDKNKGLLPKKKKKRKAVNENSDVTMT from the exons ATGAcgagaaaaacaaaaaaaatagaaactATGGATATTGGTCTTTTTAATAGTGCAGCTCCTAAGAAGCaacaaaaaatcttattgaataaaaaaaatatacgaaaaACGATTGAGGAAGATAAGAACAAAGACCTCAGCAAAGAAAAAGtaacattaaagaaaataaagaagCAGCCACCAACAACACTAGACTATAATCACTTAGTCGAGAAAACTAAACATGTTTTAAAACAAACCAGCAAAATGAAGAATGACACAAGTAAAGATAAGGTTTCTGTAGGTTTCCGTCAGCCTGACatgaaaatacagaaatctgaACATGTGGAGAGAAAAATAAAGTCCAGGACTGGCATGAAATCTGCCATTGCACAGCCCTATGAAGATAAAAATCTGAGTGTAATCAAAAAAGAGAAGAAACAATCTGATTTAGAAGTTACGAATGAGCTAactaattctaataataatacttcAAGTTATAGAGACACTGTTATGAAACTAAATAAGGCATATTTAATTAACCAGGCAAGCAATGACAGTAAATCTCATAAGAAAAAGCCAACTAAGCTTAAAGAATTAGATAAGCGAGCAGCAGTAGTTGTAAAGAATTTGCCAGCATCTCTTATACTAAACTACAATCAAGCGTTGGTTAAACATTTTTCAAAGTATGGAGAGGTGAAATGGGTCAG tattGCAGACATGAATGTAGCTGACTTCCCTAATCAAAAGTTTAGGGCAACTGTATTCTTTGACTCCACAGAAGCATCTACCGAg GCCTTGAAggaaaataattctttatttgagGGTAATTTAATAAGTGTGGAGCAACACAAACTGAGGATAAAAAGGAAGGCAAATGCAGACTTGGACAAGAATAAAGG atTGCTTcctaaaaagaagaaaaaaaggaAAGCTGTGAATGAAAACTCTGATGTTACAATGACATAA